A stretch of Triticum aestivum cultivar Chinese Spring chromosome 1D, IWGSC CS RefSeq v2.1, whole genome shotgun sequence DNA encodes these proteins:
- the LOC123179840 gene encoding disease resistance protein RPM1: protein MAGAVVGQLVVSLGAALAKETAIFGGALLGKEAAALRGLFGKIRDSKVELESMQAYLQEAERFKDTDKTTAIFVGEVRGFAFQIEDVVDEFTYKLEECKHGGFAGKMKKRLKHIKTWHRLAAKLQEIKAQLKDAKRRKQDYAVTGRFASSARSINQGQALHFTRDEDLVGIEENRDRLIRWLTIGGCSGHGLAQSSSKVTSVWGMPGVGKTTLVAHVYNTVKVDFDAAAWVTVSESYRIKDLLKKIAAQFGITVDVADIEMRDLAESIHNYLQGKKFMVLDDVWAARVWSEIRNVFPTSNCTGRFVITSRKHEVSLLATRESAIHLEPLQPHHSWVLFCKGAFWNDNVNECPLELQELAGKFITKCQGLPIAIACIGRLLSCKSPTSAEWEDVYRGLDSQLAKDVIPDAHMILKVSLEDLPYDLKNCFLHCALSPEDYVLKRRKTMRLWIAAGFIREKDESKTLEEVAEGYLAELVNRSLLQVVERNYAGRLKYCRMHDVIRLLALNKAKEECFGKVYNGSATGAFSVDGARRISVHGGNLEQLSRSGTTHLRALYVFGRYIEVDLLKPILTSSKLLTMLDLQGTCIKMLPSEVFNMFNLRYLGLRATGMESLPEAVVRLQNLEVLDASKSKLTYLPNSVVKLKKLRYLYAWSVVTSEEFEIGNLSGVKVPNGIQQLAGLQALQSVKAAPEFLREVSALTELRTFGVCNVRSEQSADLSNAITRMSHLVHLEIVAAAENEVLQFEGLYLPPTLSSFGLAGQLEKTSIPQLFSSWSHLNSLTRLHLAFSNIDEQTFSFLHMLRGLRFLEVMKAFEGKRLEFCAGSFPKLRFLHIWGAAQLNQVRIEESALKILAELWFTDCPELKFLPDGIEHLSALEKLILKDTSEVLIKKLQQKRDSDECSKDAMKISHIRNVTVALSHNGFEERIR from the coding sequence ATGGCGGGGGCTGTTGTCGGGCAGCTGGTGGTCTCCCTTGGTGCGGCGCTGGCGAAAGAGACAGCTATCTTTGGCGGGGCACTGCTCGGCAAGGAAGCCGCCGCCCTCAGGGGCCTCTTCGGCAAGATCCGCGACTCCAAGGTGGAGCTGGAGAGCATGCAGGCCTACCTGCAGGAGGCGGAGCGGTTCAAGGACACCGACAAGACCACAGCCATTTTTGTCGGCGAGGTCAGGGGCTTCGCCTTCCAGATCGAGGATGTCGTTGACGAGTTCACCTACAagctggaggagtgcaagcacGGAGGGTTCGCTGgcaagatgaagaagaggctcaagcATATCAAAACCTGGCACCGCCTAGCAGCCAAGCTCCAAGAAATCAAAGCCCAGCTGAAAGATGCCAAGAGGAGGAAGCAGGATTACGCCGTCACTGGCAGATTTGCTTCTTCTGCCAGATCGATAAATCAAGGTCAAGCTCTTCACTTCACCAGGGATGAGGACCTTGTGGGGATAGAGGAGAACAGGGACAGGTTGATACGGTGGCTGACCATCGGCGGTTGTAGTGGTCATGGTCTAGCGCAGAGCAGCAGCAAGGTTACCTCGGTGTGGGGGATGCCTGGTGTTGGTAAAACCACTCTGGTTGCTCATGTGTACAACACTGTAAAAGTGGATTTCGACGCGGCGGCGTGGGTAACTGTGTCGGAGAGTTACCGTATCAAGGATCTGCTGAAGAAAATTGCCGCCCAGTTCGGCATCACAGTCGACGTCGCCGACATTGAGATGAGAGACCTAGCAGAGTCCatccacaactaccttcaaggtaAAAAGTTCATGGTCCTGGATGATGTTTGGGCTGCGCGTGTGTGGTCCGAGATAAGGAATGTCTTCCCAACGTCTAACTGTACCGGCCGATTTGTTATCACATCAAGAAAGCATGAAGTGTCACTGTTGGCAACTAGGGAGTCTGCAATTCACTTGGAACCGTTACAACCACATCACTCCTGGGTGTTGTTTTGCAAAGGGGCCTTTTGGAATGATAATGTCAATGAGTGCCCGTTGGAATTGCAAGAATTGGCTGGGAAGTTCATAACAAAGTGTCAAGGCTTGCCTATTGCTATTGCTTGCATTGGCCGCCTACTCTCCTGCAAATCCCCAACTTCTGCTGAATGGGAGGATGTGTACAGGGGTTTGGATTCACAATTGGCGAAAGATGTGATCCCCGATGCTCATATGATCCTAAAAGTCAGCTTGGAGGACCTTCCGTATGATTTGAAGAATTGTTTCCTACACTGTGCATTGTCTCCAGAAGATTATGTATTAAAGAGGAGGAAGACAATGAGGCTCTGGATCGCTGCGGGGTTTATCAGGGAAAAAGATGAGAGCAAAACATTGGAGGAAGTGGCAGAGGGATACTTGGCTGAGCTTGTGAACCGAAGCCTTTTACAGGTAGTAGAAAGGAATTATGCCGGACGACTGAAATACTGCAGGATGCATGATGTCATACGCCTTCTTGCCCTCAACAAAGCCAAGGAGGAATGCTTCGGTAAAGTTTATAATGGCTCTGCTACTGGGGCATTCTCTGTAGACGGTGCACGTCGCATATCGGTCCATGGGGGAAATCTTGAACAACTGAGCCGATCTGGCACAACACATCTCCGTGCACTCTATGTATTTGGGAGGTATATCGAGGTCGATTTGCTGAAGCCTATCCTAACATCTTCGAAACTGCTGACGATGTTGGATCTTCAAGGTACCTGTATCAAAATGCTGCCCAGTGAGGTATTCAACATGTTTAATCTGCGTTATTTGGGTCTTAGAGCTACTGGGATGGAAAGCCTGCCTGAAGCAGTAGTGAGGTTGCAAAACCTGGAAGTCTTGGATGCTTCCAAATCTAAGTTGACGTATTTGCCAAACAGTGTTGTAAAACTTAAGAAGCTGAGATACCTGTATGCATGGTCTGTTGTTACATCTGAGGAATTTGAAATTGGAAATCTAAGTGGAGTCAAGGTGCCCAATGGCATACAACAGTTGGCAGGACTGCAGGCTCTTCAGTCCGTCAAAGCTGCTCCAGAGTTTCTGCGTGAAGTTTCAGCTCTGACAGAGCTGAGAACATTTGGTGTCTGCAACGTGAGAAGTGAACAATCTGCTGATTTGAGCAATGCTATCACCAGAATGAGCCATCTTGTTCATCTCGAAATTGTTGCTGCAGCTGAGAATGAGGTATTGCAGTTTGAAGGTCTATATTTACCTCCAACCCTTTCTTCGTTTGGTTTAGCAGGGCAGCTAGAAAAAACATCGATACCTCAGCTTTTCTCTTCTTGGTCACACCTTAATAGCCTCACTCGATTGCACCTGGCATTCTCCAATATTGATGAGCAAACCTTTTCCTTTCTGCACATGTTACGTGGTCTACGCTTTCTTGAGGTAATGAAGGCTTTTGAAGGGAAGAGGTTGGAATTTTGCGCAGGGTCATTTCCTAAACTTCGATTTCTACACATATGGGGCGCAGCACAACTCAACCAAGTTAGAATAGAAGAGAGTGCGCTAAAAATCCTCGCTGAGCTATGGTTCACAGACTGCCCTGAGCTAAAGTTTCTTCCAGATGGCATCGAACACCTTTCAGCCCTTGAGAAATTAATTCTGAAAGACACGTCAGAAGTGCTGATAAAGAAGCTCCAGCAGAAGAGAGATTCAGATGAATGCagcaaagatgcaatgaagattaGCCACATAAGGAATGTTACAGTTGCACTGAGCCATAATGGATTTGAGGAAAGGATTAGGTGA